Proteins encoded within one genomic window of Methanothrix harundinacea 6Ac:
- a CDS encoding IS5 family transposase codes for MSSFTAWGLREAYKNVEKLGDRLSKITNLIEWEPFRPILEEMYHNKTERGGRPNFDVILMLKVLLLQQWYGLSDLETEKQISDRISFMKFLGFPDSIPDSRTIWLFRERMAQTGKDESVWEELQRQLDFKGLQVKRGTIQDATFIEADPGGSKKPRRETARTRRSRDGTWAKKGEELHFGYKLHSKVDIDYGLIRSIESTTASVHDSRVDLSVEGEVVLRDKGYFGVKAKGNDFTMKRAAAGHPLSDLDKLRNRLISKLRFPGERQFAVIKRVFRSAHVMVTTIPRVHVKMVFTAFAFDLYQLCTLKNAEIVSK; via the coding sequence ATGAGTTCTTTTACTGCATGGGGCCTTCGAGAAGCTTACAAGAACGTAGAGAAGCTGGGCGATAGGCTTTCAAAGATAACGAACTTGATCGAGTGGGAACCATTTCGACCAATTCTTGAAGAGATGTATCATAATAAAACCGAACGAGGTGGAAGGCCGAACTTTGATGTTATCCTGATGCTCAAGGTGCTTTTGCTCCAGCAGTGGTACGGGTTGAGCGACCTCGAGACTGAAAAGCAGATTTCGGATCGAATATCTTTTATGAAATTCTTAGGATTTCCTGATTCTATACCCGATTCCAGGACGATATGGCTTTTTCGCGAGCGGATGGCCCAGACGGGAAAGGATGAGTCCGTTTGGGAAGAGCTCCAGAGACAGCTCGATTTTAAAGGGCTTCAGGTAAAAAGAGGAACCATTCAGGATGCAACGTTTATAGAGGCCGACCCAGGAGGTTCAAAGAAACCAAGAAGAGAGACCGCTAGGACTCGTCGGAGCAGGGATGGAACTTGGGCTAAGAAGGGTGAGGAACTCCATTTTGGTTATAAACTTCATTCTAAAGTCGATATCGATTACGGCCTGATAAGGAGCATCGAATCGACAACTGCTTCGGTGCACGATAGTCGGGTTGATCTATCGGTTGAAGGAGAGGTGGTCCTCAGGGACAAAGGATATTTCGGTGTGAAGGCTAAGGGAAACGACTTCACAATGAAACGTGCAGCAGCGGGTCATCCTCTAAGCGATCTCGATAAGCTGCGAAACCGCTTGATTAGCAAACTGAGATTTCCGGGCGAACGTCAGTTTGCTGTTATTAAAAGAGTGTTCCGAAGCGCGCATGTAATGGTAACGACGATCCCGAGAGTTCACGTTAAAATGGTATTCACTGCCTTTGCTTTCGACTTATACCAGCTATGTACACTTAAAAATGCTGAAATCGTCTCAAAATAG